Below is a window of Nitrospirota bacterium DNA.
TATCCCAGGTTTTTAGCTATAATTAGTTGTGTTTCTAATTCGCTGCATGATCCCTGAGCAATCGAGAGAAAATTGATGTATTCCTTCGTGCTATTTCTTGCTGCACCTTCTGCTATATTGCTTGGGATTGATACTGCACTTTTACGAATCTGCGATGTTAAGCCATAAAGCTCATGATTTGGAAATGACTCGGTCAATTTATATACCTTTGTCACCATTTGAATACTCTGATTCCAGATTCTTAATTTATGATGCCCCTTCATAACCTCGTCCCATGTCCCTTATCCCTTGTCTCTTATCCCTCATCCCTTGTCCCTTATCCCTTGTCCCTTATCCCTTGTCCCTATTTACATATACCCCAGCTCTCTCAACTGCCCCATTATTGCTTCTTTATCCTGTCCCCTGCCGCCACGCTCGGTTGTACTTTCGAGATCCTGTTCCCATGCAGGTATATCGGAGAAATTTTTAGTTGAGCACCTTGCACCCAGAGAACGGTACCCCTGATAGTAAAGTTTGCAGAAAGGTATCTTATTCTTATGAATATTATCCCAGATATCACGTTCCTTAAAATGTAATATGGGGTGAATTCTCGTATGTTCAGGGTTATTGCGCGGACTGAAATAGTCCTCTTCTACTCTGGCATCCTGCTCATCCCATCTTATTGCAGTTGCGAGGGCATCGATCCCGTTGTCCTCAATAAACATCTTCATTGGAACCGTCTTCATCAGATGGTTTCCAACATATGATTCCGGCTCGAACGGGAATTCATCACTGTCAAAGTTTATATTTTTCAATTCCTGCCTGTTTCTCTCATTAAGGTCTTTAACTTTTACTATGTCGCCGAGCTTTTTCACCTTGGCAATTACATCAGTGTTTTTAGTTATGGCAACATCAATATTCCATTCTTTCTTTAACTTTCCTACATGATCGAGGATCTCATCAAACACATCGCCCTCATCT
It encodes the following:
- a CDS encoding phosphoadenosine phosphosulfate reductase family protein — encoded protein: MNKDKRDYLVGLNLDEKIEYSKKVIRDSIERFDCDKIAIAWTGGKDSTTLLWLFKNVCNDLSIPIPRCMFIDEGDVFDEILDHVGKLKKEWNIDVAITKNTDVIAKVKKLGDIVKVKDLNERNRQELKNINFDSDEFPFEPESYVGNHLMKTVPMKMFIEDNGIDALATAIRWDEQDARVEEDYFSPRNNPEHTRIHPILHFKERDIWDNIHKNKIPFCKLYYQGYRSLGARCSTKNFSDIPAWEQDLESTTERGGRGQDKEAIMGQLRELGYM
- a CDS encoding four helix bundle protein, with product MKGHHKLRIWNQSIQMVTKVYKLTESFPNHELYGLTSQIRKSAVSIPSNIAEGAARNSTKEYINFLSIAQGSCSELETQLIIAKNLGYGGLNSNSSNNIEPILEELNEISMMITGLKKSLNRKSREARRRL